The following proteins come from a genomic window of Spea bombifrons isolate aSpeBom1 chromosome 10, aSpeBom1.2.pri, whole genome shotgun sequence:
- the CHRM1 gene encoding muscarinic acetylcholine receptor M1, whose protein sequence is MLALQHNGGQLEITKWYPTMNTSTVTPLTHNGTTDPYIDPLGGHAIWEVVLIVVTTGILSLVTVIGNILVLLAFKVNSDLKTVNNYFLLSLACADLIIGAISMNLYTTYIVMRRWTLGNISCDLWLALDYVASNASVMNLLIISFDRYFSITRPLTYRAKRTPRRATIMIGMAWFVSFILWAPAILCWQYIVGERTVEPNHCYIQFLSEPIITFGTAIAAFYLPVTIMIILYWRIYRETENRSRELAGLQGSASETIVRPLALSSVRSGSSSGAGESEKLSRSQVIAPRVKRTCCFPRRLAASPSLRSYPEHRSNGSCNTMEDAASADSLSSSSDGEERPYEMKSICSAVIRLPMVSSVVGTPTGSRGSNDTLGRGDVLVEPNGEKQELSRKSSKAQVSALPSTAIKSKIGKTRHGKRKSNSLIKEKKAAKTLSAILLAFILTWTPYNIMVLVSTFCKECIPKRLWDLGYWLCYVNSTVNPMCYALCNRSFRRTFKMLLLCQWDKRKWKAHKHSAPFFRTPSQ, encoded by the coding sequence ATGTTGGCCCTGCAACATAATGGTGGGCAACTAGAGATAACCAAGTGGTATCCGACCATGAATACTTCTACTGTGACCCCGCTGACCCACAATGGTACAACTGACCCATACATTGACCCCTTAGGGGGCCATGCCATCTGGGAAGTGGTCCTCATTGTTGTCACTACTGGCATCCTTTCTCTGGTCACTGTAATTGGGAATATACTAGTTCTTCTGGCCTTCAAAGTAAACAGTGACTTGAAGACCGTTAACAACTACTTCTTGTTAAGTCTTGCTTGTGCTGACCTCATTATTGGTGCAATATCAATGAATCTTTATACCACTTATATTGTGATGAGGCGCTGGACACTTGGCAACATATCTTGTGATTTATGGCTGGCCCTGGATTATGTCGCCAGTAATGCCTCTGTAATGAACCTCCTCATTATCAGCTTTGACCGTTACTTTTCAATAACACGACCTCTAACATACAGGGCTAAGAGGACACCTAGAAGGGCTACCATCATGATTGGCATGGCGTGGTTTGTCTCTTTTATACTGTGGGCTCCTGCAATATTGTGCTGGCAGTACATAGTGGGTGAGAGGACAGTGGAACCAAATCATTGTTACATACAGTTCCTTTCAGAACCTATAATCACCTTTGGCACAGCCATTGCTGCCTTCTACTTACCAGTCACCATTATGATCATACTTTACTGGAGGATTTACCGTGAAACAGAAAATCGTAGCAGAGAATTGGCAGGTCTCCAAGGGTCAGCATCAGAAACAATTGTGCGGCCCTTGGCTTTGAGTAGTGTCAGAAGTGGCAGTAGCAGTGGAGCAGGGGAATCAGAAAAGTTGTCCAGATCACAGGTGATTGCACCAAGGGTTAAACGCACATGCTGTTTTCCTCGGCGACTTGCTGCAAGTCCTTCTCTTAGAAGCTATCCTGAACATAGGAGCAATGGGAGCTGCAATACAATGGAAGATGCAGCTTCTGCAGACTCACTATCATCGTCTTCTGATGGAGAGGAACGACCATATGAAATGAAGAGCATTTGCTCAGCAGTCATTCGACTACCCATGGTCAGCTCTGTTGTAGGGACACCCACTGGCTCACGTGGCTCTAATGACACCCTTGGGAGAGGTGATGTTTTGGTAGAACCCAATGGAGAAAAGCAAGAGTTATCCAGAAAATCATCCAAAGCCCAAGTATCTGCTTTGCCATCAACAGCAATCAAAAGCAAAATTGGGAAGACTCGACATGGGAAGAGGAAAAGCAACTCACTCATCAAAGAAAAGAAGGCAGCAAAGACATTGAGTGCTATTTTGCTTGCTTTTATTTTGACTTGGACTCCATACAATATAATGGTGCTTGTGTCCACGTTCTGTAAGGAATGCATCCCAAAAAGATTGTGGGACTTGGGTTACTGGCTGTGTTATGTTAATAGTACTGTTAACCCAATGTGCTATGCACTCTGCAACCGCTCTTTTAGGCGCACCTTTAAGATGCTGCTACTCTGTCAATGGGACAAGCGTAAGTGGAAGGCGCACAAACATTCTGCACCATTCTTCAGGACACCGTCACAATGA